One region of Candidatus Poribacteria bacterium genomic DNA includes:
- a CDS encoding OmpA family protein — MDAGKKKRIIIMVASWLVIIGVIGLVYKFVVEPWIRGDLVKETSTQRYAHNIKIAHDSFPGYAILRSPAVQNLLERQGVKLTFVDDKADYVGRIRALKSGKVQMAVFTIDAYLKAGNVIGEFPGSIVLVIDESKGADAIVAYKRSVPQIPSLSNPRARIVLTPDSPSETLARIMINKMSLPSLPSSWAVETNGAEDAYKKLKSADPDEPYAYVIWEPYVTKALAIEGVHLLLDSSKLKGYIVDVLVVQREFLDSQRELVTHVVQAYLRANYDYNNQPDGLAALIQSDAKQYGDSLNRNETDKLVKGIEWRNTVENYAHFGVIPSSEAKSTERLEAMIAKIVQVLVQTNSISADPVSGNYEQLFFEGILRSLHHDKFHPGMLNASGNDELDGIFVGSTPMEQVREEASLNPLSDANWTSLAPVAAMKVEPIQFGRGNARILPGSKRALQELAANLKSFPQYYLRVVGHTRQEGDPAANRVLALQRAEAAAASLKNFGIANHRIRAIASNRTSTQMRGAAAQSVTFELLGKPY; from the coding sequence ATGGACGCTGGCAAGAAAAAACGCATCATCATCATGGTAGCGAGCTGGCTCGTTATTATCGGGGTCATCGGGTTAGTCTATAAGTTCGTTGTTGAACCGTGGATCCGAGGCGATCTCGTCAAGGAGACAAGCACGCAACGTTATGCGCATAACATCAAGATAGCACACGACTCGTTTCCGGGGTATGCGATACTTCGTTCTCCGGCTGTTCAGAATCTTCTGGAGCGTCAAGGTGTTAAACTTACGTTTGTTGACGATAAAGCCGATTATGTCGGACGGATACGTGCGTTGAAAAGTGGTAAGGTTCAGATGGCGGTTTTCACGATTGATGCCTACCTTAAAGCGGGTAATGTTATCGGCGAATTCCCCGGTTCAATCGTCCTCGTGATTGATGAGTCTAAAGGTGCGGATGCAATTGTTGCGTATAAGCGAAGCGTCCCGCAAATACCGAGTTTGAGTAACCCGCGGGCGCGTATCGTGTTGACTCCGGATTCACCGAGCGAAACGCTTGCGCGCATTATGATCAACAAGATGAGTCTGCCGAGCCTACCTTCCTCGTGGGCAGTCGAGACAAACGGTGCTGAAGATGCCTATAAGAAACTCAAGTCCGCTGATCCAGACGAGCCATACGCTTATGTCATTTGGGAACCTTATGTGACCAAAGCCCTTGCGATTGAAGGTGTGCATCTGCTGTTAGATAGTTCAAAACTCAAGGGTTACATCGTTGATGTATTAGTGGTTCAGCGGGAATTTTTGGATTCACAACGTGAACTCGTCACGCATGTTGTGCAAGCGTATCTTCGAGCAAACTATGACTACAATAACCAACCCGATGGGTTAGCCGCCTTGATACAATCAGATGCAAAGCAGTATGGGGATTCGCTAAACCGAAATGAGACAGATAAGTTAGTAAAGGGAATTGAATGGCGGAACACGGTTGAAAACTACGCCCATTTTGGAGTGATTCCGTCATCAGAAGCAAAAAGCACTGAAAGACTCGAAGCGATGATCGCCAAAATTGTGCAGGTGTTGGTACAGACGAATTCAATTTCTGCCGACCCAGTATCAGGCAATTACGAGCAGCTATTCTTTGAGGGTATTTTGCGGTCACTGCACCACGATAAGTTCCACCCGGGTATGCTGAACGCGAGCGGTAATGATGAGTTAGACGGCATTTTCGTCGGCTCAACACCGATGGAACAGGTTCGAGAAGAGGCATCACTGAATCCACTTTCAGATGCGAACTGGACTTCGCTTGCGCCTGTGGCAGCGATGAAGGTTGAACCGATCCAATTTGGGCGCGGGAATGCTCGGATCCTTCCAGGTAGTAAACGTGCGCTGCAAGAACTTGCTGCGAATCTAAAATCGTTCCCCCAGTACTATCTCAGAGTCGTAGGACATACACGTCAAGAGGGGGATCCGGCGGCGAATCGGGTGCTTGCATTACAACGCGCTGAGGCAGCGGCAGCATCACTGAAAAATTTTGGTATCGCAAATCATCGTATCCGTGCCATAGCGAGCAACCGAACCTCTACGCAGATGCGCGGTGCAGCAGCACAAAGCGTGACATTCGAGCTTCTCGGAAAACCGTATTGA
- a CDS encoding SidA/IucD/PvdA family monooxygenase encodes MTSHQPSAIPTDNRQPTTDNHLAHRNIPITIVGGGIHGVSIAFRLLREMPTAAKQIAIVDRHPQPLTQWRDKTKRQGMTFLRSPAVHHISPDALGIVEYAERHNRTSELAPPYAQPSTQLFWDFCNAALTELTEHQVYYQFEVAKLRWDKGAGPFPFRLISTGNEGFRSRCVILAIGADDCAYVPPEFTQWQHQYPDRVIHASQFFLSKELGTTPAKIVIVGGGLTAGTLAKSLSERGHSVALIARKQLRTEQFDFPPVWLGPKALAEFASEPDFRQRYDIIQQNRGEGSITPDIMEALTNAPNIELYPETCILNIGSVDKKEQAQHLQVETTHSIIRGVSRIILATGYQFNLRRYGFLKELGTQHQIPIVRGLPRLDDNLQLHPIQNLFCSGTIAQLQIGPASGNIAGANLAYERFREKLRLHL; translated from the coding sequence ATGACGAGCCATCAGCCATCAGCCATTCCCACCGACAACCGACAACCGACAACTGACAACCATTTAGCACACCGGAATATCCCCATTACCATTGTCGGTGGCGGAATACACGGCGTATCCATTGCGTTTCGGCTGCTCCGCGAAATGCCGACAGCAGCAAAACAGATCGCTATTGTCGATCGGCATCCGCAACCTCTCACGCAATGGCGAGACAAGACAAAACGCCAAGGCATGACATTTCTCCGTTCCCCCGCTGTTCATCACATTTCCCCCGATGCACTCGGTATCGTTGAATACGCAGAACGCCACAACCGAACGAGTGAACTCGCACCCCCTTATGCACAACCTTCCACCCAACTCTTTTGGGACTTCTGCAACGCTGCACTTACTGAGTTAACTGAACATCAAGTCTACTATCAGTTTGAGGTGGCAAAACTACGGTGGGACAAAGGTGCTGGTCCGTTTCCGTTCCGTTTAATCTCAACCGGCAATGAAGGGTTTCGGAGTCGTTGTGTTATTCTCGCCATCGGTGCTGACGATTGTGCCTACGTGCCACCGGAGTTCACACAATGGCAACACCAATACCCTGACAGGGTTATACACGCATCCCAATTTTTTCTGTCGAAAGAATTGGGAACTACACCAGCAAAAATCGTCATCGTTGGTGGTGGATTAACAGCAGGGACACTTGCCAAAAGTCTTAGTGAACGCGGACATAGTGTGGCACTAATTGCTCGAAAGCAATTGAGAACAGAGCAGTTTGATTTCCCGCCGGTGTGGTTAGGTCCCAAGGCTCTCGCCGAGTTTGCAAGTGAACCCGATTTTCGGCAGCGTTACGACATTATTCAGCAGAACAGGGGAGAAGGTAGTATTACGCCCGATATTATGGAAGCACTGACGAACGCGCCGAACATTGAGCTCTATCCTGAAACCTGTATCCTTAACATCGGCTCGGTGGATAAGAAAGAGCAAGCACAGCACTTACAGGTTGAAACAACGCACAGTATCATTCGCGGAGTCTCTCGCATCATCTTGGCGACAGGATATCAATTCAATCTGCGCCGTTATGGATTTCTAAAGGAATTGGGCACACAACACCAGATCCCGATCGTCCGAGGTTTGCCACGCCTTGATGACAATTTACAACTTCACCCGATCCAGAATCTATTCTGTTCCGGTACCATAGCGCAGCTCCAAATAGGACCCGCTTCCGGCAACATCGCTGGCGCGAATCTCGCTTATGAACGGTTTCGCGAAAAATTACGCCTACATCTGTAA